A DNA window from Thermoanaerobaculales bacterium contains the following coding sequences:
- a CDS encoding adenylosuccinate synthase — MDPERSLTIVGGQWGDEGKGKVVDLLSAKYPVVVRFNGGHNAGHTVRFADRRFALHLVPSGVVHSDVTCYLAAGMVIDPPFLVAEIDRLHAQGIATAGRIFLSPRASLILPTHQAIDAAREQARGAARIGTTGRGIGPAYQDQAQRRGLRAYLLADRERLAVEARSLMAEHNRELASLAGAAAVDVDAAVATLVKAAKRLAPLLKEVGPELRHHAAAGRPILFEGAQGVLLDRWWGTYPYVTSSSCLPGMAAASCGISPSLLGPVVGVMKAYVTRVGSGPFPTELEDAVGDGLRERGAEFGTTTGRPRRCGWFDAVAARFAVLAAGIDAIALTKLDVLDSLDVIKVAVAYELPDGTHLDTVPADPELLAAVRPRYEERRGWQAETAGLTHATELPPAARDYLRYLERQVGVPIVLVSTGPRREETMVRGDHPIARQFAEVMGAGAARST, encoded by the coding sequence TTGGATCCTGAGCGCTCACTGACGATCGTCGGCGGACAGTGGGGGGACGAGGGCAAGGGGAAGGTCGTCGACCTGTTGTCGGCGAAGTACCCGGTCGTGGTCCGCTTCAACGGCGGCCACAACGCGGGCCACACCGTCCGCTTCGCCGACCGGCGCTTCGCCCTCCACCTGGTCCCCTCCGGAGTCGTCCACAGTGACGTCACCTGCTACCTGGCGGCCGGGATGGTCATCGACCCCCCGTTCCTGGTCGCCGAGATCGACCGGCTCCACGCCCAGGGCATCGCGACCGCCGGCCGGATCTTCCTGTCGCCGCGCGCATCGTTGATCCTGCCCACCCACCAGGCGATCGATGCGGCGCGTGAGCAGGCGCGCGGCGCGGCCAGGATCGGCACCACCGGCCGCGGCATCGGCCCCGCCTACCAGGACCAGGCGCAGCGGCGCGGGCTGCGCGCCTACCTGCTCGCGGACCGCGAGCGGCTGGCGGTCGAGGCGCGCTCGCTGATGGCGGAGCACAACCGCGAGCTGGCGAGCCTGGCCGGCGCGGCCGCGGTCGACGTCGACGCCGCGGTCGCGACCCTCGTGAAGGCGGCCAAGCGGCTCGCGCCGCTGCTGAAGGAGGTAGGGCCGGAGCTGCGGCACCACGCCGCGGCCGGCAGGCCAATCCTGTTCGAGGGCGCGCAGGGGGTCCTCCTCGACCGCTGGTGGGGCACCTATCCCTACGTCACCTCGTCGTCGTGCCTGCCGGGAATGGCCGCTGCCTCGTGCGGCATTTCGCCCAGCCTGCTGGGCCCGGTGGTGGGTGTGATGAAGGCCTACGTCACCCGCGTCGGCAGCGGCCCCTTCCCGACCGAGCTCGAGGACGCCGTCGGTGACGGCCTGCGCGAGCGTGGCGCCGAGTTCGGCACCACGACCGGCCGGCCCCGGCGCTGCGGCTGGTTCGACGCGGTCGCCGCCCGCTTCGCGGTCCTCGCGGCCGGCATCGACGCGATCGCGCTGACCAAGCTCGACGTTCTCGACTCGCTGGACGTGATCAAGGTGGCGGTCGCTTACGAGCTGCCGGACGGCACGCACCTCGACACCGTGCCGGCGGACCCCGAGCTGCTGGCTGCCGTCCGGCCGCGCTACGAGGAGCGCCGCGGCTGGCAGGCCGAGACCGCCGGGCTGACCCACGCGACCGAGCTGCCGCCCGCGGCCCGCGACTATCTGCGTTACCTCGAACGTCAGGTCGGAGTGCCGATCGTGCTCGTCTCGACCGGCCCGCGCCGCGAGGAGACCATGGTGCGTGGCGACCACCCGATCGCCCGCCAGTTCGCCGAGGTGATGGGAGCAGGGGCTGCCCGCTCGACTTGA
- a CDS encoding DUF502 domain-containing protein: MADPSRPPTGFYRHVADPGRHPGGRKRGLGGWLRRRFVVGFLVALPLVVTLFFARFVFQLFDRWFQPVSRQLFHREIPGLGLLLVLAAMLLLGVVATNVVGGRLLAAGERLMARVPLLSPIYQGARQITEAIQLGETAQFRKVVLLEFPGPGMSSIGFVTREIGVPTRVCTEPALMIFVPTTPNPTTGFLVTVPKRLVTVLDIPVEDGIKMVMSGGLVVPPSLLAPPAAGRELPPADGGGRPAMERRS, encoded by the coding sequence ATGGCCGACCCCAGCCGCCCACCGACCGGCTTCTACCGGCACGTCGCCGATCCCGGCCGGCACCCCGGCGGGCGCAAGCGGGGCCTCGGCGGCTGGCTGCGGCGACGCTTCGTGGTCGGGTTCCTGGTCGCCCTGCCGCTGGTCGTGACCCTGTTCTTCGCGCGGTTCGTGTTCCAGCTCTTCGACCGCTGGTTCCAGCCGGTCTCGCGCCAGCTCTTCCACCGCGAGATCCCGGGCCTCGGCCTGCTGCTGGTGCTGGCCGCCATGCTCCTGCTCGGCGTCGTCGCCACCAATGTGGTCGGCGGCCGCCTGCTCGCCGCCGGGGAGCGGCTGATGGCTCGGGTGCCGCTGCTCAGCCCGATCTACCAGGGCGCGCGGCAGATCACGGAGGCGATCCAGCTCGGCGAGACCGCCCAGTTCCGAAAGGTGGTGCTGCTCGAGTTCCCGGGCCCGGGCATGAGTTCGATCGGGTTCGTGACGCGGGAGATCGGCGTCCCGACGCGGGTATGCACAGAGCCTGCACTCATGATCTTCGTCCCGACCACGCCCAACCCGACCACCGGCTTCCTGGTCACGGTGCCGAAGCGCCTGGTGACGGTCCTCGACATCCCGGTCGAGGACGGCATCAAGATGGTGATGTCGGGCGGCCTCGTCGTTCCGCCTTCGCTGCTCGCGCCGCCCGCTGCGGGCCGGGAGCTGCCGCCGGCTGACGGGGGAGGCCGACCCGCAATGGAACGGAGGTCGTGA
- a CDS encoding sigma-70 family RNA polymerase sigma factor, whose amino-acid sequence MAANADPRMWDFGSGTLPFRDQLFKSALRMTRSVEDAEDLLQETYLKAFKYYQRFAEGTNFKAWLFKIMKNTFINSYRKRKLQPPKVDFDEIQEGLEETLMDAAQDAFADPESGILSSEMDHEVRRTLVGLPHDYKMVVLLADLEGFSYKEIADILEVPVGTVMSRLYRGRRMLERTLLRYGRRYNYITAPPGKLRDEKIDLDEFFGARAAAS is encoded by the coding sequence ATGGCAGCCAATGCAGACCCCAGGATGTGGGACTTCGGCTCCGGGACGCTGCCCTTCCGCGACCAGCTCTTCAAGAGCGCCCTCCGCATGACGCGATCGGTGGAGGACGCGGAGGACCTGCTCCAGGAGACCTACCTCAAGGCTTTCAAGTACTACCAGCGTTTCGCCGAGGGCACCAACTTCAAGGCCTGGCTGTTCAAGATCATGAAGAACACCTTCATCAACTCCTACCGGAAGAGGAAGCTGCAGCCGCCGAAGGTGGACTTCGACGAGATCCAGGAGGGCCTCGAGGAGACGCTGATGGACGCGGCGCAGGACGCCTTCGCCGATCCCGAGTCGGGCATCCTGTCCTCGGAGATGGACCACGAGGTTCGCCGGACCTTGGTCGGGCTGCCGCACGACTACAAGATGGTGGTGCTGCTGGCCGACCTCGAGGGCTTCTCGTACAAGGAGATCGCCGACATCCTCGAGGTGCCGGTCGGCACCGTGATGTCGCGCCTCTACCGGGGCCGGCGGATGCTCGAGCGGACGCTGCTCCGGTACGGCCGGCGCTACAACTACATCACCGCGCCGCCCGGAAAGCTGCGGGACGAGAAGATCGACCTCGACGAGTTCTTCGGGGCTCGGGCCGCGGCCAGCTGA
- a CDS encoding ATP synthase F0 subunit C, with translation MKRRHAILAVTLVVLALAAPALAQEHGATPAGKNIFQYIGAAFAIGIAAAFGSLGQGRGLSAACEAIGRNPGAVGPIRITMIIGLALIESLVIYALIIAFLILA, from the coding sequence ATGAAGCGACGTCATGCAATCCTGGCCGTGACCTTGGTGGTCCTGGCGCTGGCCGCCCCCGCGCTCGCGCAGGAGCACGGCGCCACACCAGCCGGTAAGAACATCTTCCAGTACATCGGTGCGGCCTTCGCGATCGGCATCGCGGCGGCGTTCGGCTCGCTCGGTCAGGGCCGAGGCCTGTCGGCGGCGTGCGAGGCCATCGGCCGCAACCCGGGCGCGGTCGGGCCGATCCGGATCACCATGATCATCGGCCTCGCGCTCATCGAGTCGCTGGTGATCTACGCCCTGATCATCGCCTTCCTGATCCTCGCCTGA
- the atpB gene encoding F0F1 ATP synthase subunit A, with protein MHHPVSFLYQPVNALLRALLGEPSARYQELMGLHEEGHWLPDHVIMAMLAVVVIAGVLIPISRRLSVSSPGKGQQMLELLVSGIEGLVDDVVGHGFGKRFLPFIGGLAVFIFTCNIFGLFFFVQPPTANPNTTFALSITAFLFYNVVGIKDNGLVRYAKHFAGPLPLLAPLMVPIEIISHLARILSLALRLFGNIFGEHTATGIFFFLFPLILPWPMMGLGIFGALLQAFIFIMLTMAYLNGAVGAEEH; from the coding sequence TTGCATCATCCGGTCTCGTTCCTCTACCAGCCGGTCAACGCCCTGCTGAGGGCGCTCCTGGGGGAGCCCAGCGCCCGCTACCAGGAGCTGATGGGCCTGCACGAGGAGGGCCACTGGCTGCCCGACCACGTGATCATGGCGATGCTCGCCGTGGTCGTGATCGCCGGCGTCCTGATCCCGATCAGCCGCCGGCTGTCGGTCAGCTCGCCGGGGAAGGGCCAGCAGATGCTCGAGCTGCTGGTCTCCGGCATCGAGGGCCTGGTCGACGACGTCGTCGGCCACGGCTTCGGCAAGCGCTTCCTGCCGTTCATCGGCGGCCTCGCGGTCTTCATCTTCACCTGCAACATCTTCGGGCTGTTCTTCTTCGTCCAGCCGCCGACGGCCAACCCCAACACCACGTTCGCCCTGTCGATCACCGCGTTCCTGTTCTACAACGTGGTCGGCATCAAGGACAACGGACTTGTCCGCTATGCCAAGCACTTCGCCGGGCCGTTGCCGCTGCTGGCGCCGCTGATGGTCCCGATCGAGATCATCTCGCACCTCGCCCGGATCCTGTCGCTCGCGCTGCGGCTGTTCGGCAACATCTTCGGCGAGCACACCGCCACCGGCATCTTCTTCTTCCTGTTCCCGCTGATCCTGCCGTGGCCGATGATGGGGCTCGGGATCTTCGGGGCCCTGCTGCAGGCCTTCATCTTCATCATGCTGACGATGGCCTACCTGAACGGCGCCGTCGGTGCCGAGGAGCACTAG
- a CDS encoding AtpZ/AtpI family protein — protein sequence MTQGAPGADPRPPAGARGDRGRQFRAASTWLNASVVGIQFPVAIAIGYFFGRFLDRHLGTWPWLTIVFSVFGIAAGFVNLFRITAQASRSEEDQLRPELGLKVYPPDDQETEDEVEDGDATRARDDGG from the coding sequence ATGACGCAGGGCGCCCCCGGCGCGGATCCTCGACCGCCTGCCGGGGCCCGCGGTGACCGCGGCCGGCAGTTCCGGGCCGCCAGCACCTGGCTCAACGCGTCCGTCGTCGGCATCCAGTTCCCGGTGGCGATCGCCATCGGCTACTTCTTCGGGCGGTTCCTCGACCGTCACCTCGGCACCTGGCCCTGGCTGACGATCGTGTTCAGCGTGTTCGGGATCGCGGCCGGGTTCGTCAACCTGTTCCGGATCACCGCCCAGGCCAGCCGGTCGGAGGAGGACCAGCTGCGCCCCGAGCTGGGCCTCAAGGTCTACCCTCCCGACGATCAGGAAACCGAGGACGAGGTGGAGGATGGAGACGCCACGCGGGCCCGCGACGACGGGGGCTGA
- a CDS encoding NADH-quinone oxidoreductase subunit N: MRLADFVPLIPEIFLAVAGFVLMLAGISLGRRGARALIAAAVAALGVTAVLVLAFARAAGAPESILGGMLVVDQLGVYIKLLMLVTSAVALLMAAGFLERSGYGAGEFSALVLFATVGMFVMASGANLVSLYVGLELMALSVYVLVGYFKLETKSNEGAVKYFVLGAMSSGVLLYGISLVYGTIGSLDLETIRRSLAEVPQHNPTMLLGILLVAFGMLFKVAAVPFHVWTPDAYEGAPTPVTAFMSVGPKAAAFAMFLRLFTIAFAPEVEAWRNILWIAAAATMIYGNIAALTQNNVKRMLAYSSIAHAGYALMGLVAATGTGLWAVLMYMAVYAFMNLGAFGFVILLESKGYAGETIADYAGLARRHPGAAALMLWFMLALAGIPPTGGFMGKLYVFAAAMEAGCVVLTVIAVVMSAVSLYYYFRIVVEMYLRDGEGSQPALLLRDRWTEAMIGVCALVTLAIGVWPGPLVEWAKGGLQALGMGSAG, translated from the coding sequence ATGCGGCTTGCAGACTTCGTGCCGCTGATCCCCGAGATCTTCCTGGCGGTGGCCGGCTTCGTGCTGATGCTCGCCGGCATCTCGCTCGGCCGCCGGGGCGCGCGGGCGCTGATCGCGGCGGCGGTCGCCGCCCTCGGCGTGACCGCGGTGCTCGTGCTCGCCTTCGCGCGCGCGGCCGGCGCTCCCGAGTCGATCCTGGGTGGGATGCTGGTGGTCGACCAGCTCGGCGTCTACATCAAGCTGCTGATGCTCGTCACCTCGGCGGTGGCGCTGCTGATGGCGGCCGGATTCCTGGAGCGCTCGGGCTACGGCGCCGGTGAGTTCTCGGCGCTGGTGCTGTTCGCCACCGTGGGGATGTTCGTCATGGCGTCCGGCGCCAACCTGGTCAGCCTCTACGTCGGGCTCGAGCTGATGGCGCTGTCGGTCTACGTGCTGGTCGGCTACTTCAAGCTCGAGACCAAATCGAACGAGGGCGCAGTCAAGTACTTCGTGCTCGGCGCCATGTCGTCCGGGGTGCTGCTGTACGGCATCTCGCTGGTCTACGGCACTATCGGGAGCCTCGACCTGGAGACCATCCGGCGCAGCCTGGCCGAGGTTCCCCAGCACAACCCGACGATGCTGCTCGGCATCCTGCTGGTGGCCTTCGGCATGCTGTTCAAGGTGGCCGCCGTGCCGTTCCACGTGTGGACGCCCGATGCGTACGAGGGCGCGCCGACACCGGTCACCGCCTTCATGTCGGTAGGCCCGAAGGCGGCGGCCTTCGCCATGTTCCTGCGGCTGTTCACCATCGCGTTTGCCCCCGAGGTCGAGGCGTGGCGGAACATCCTGTGGATCGCGGCCGCCGCCACCATGATCTACGGCAACATCGCCGCGCTGACCCAGAACAACGTCAAGCGGATGCTCGCCTACTCGTCGATCGCCCACGCCGGCTACGCGCTGATGGGCCTGGTCGCGGCCACCGGCACCGGCCTGTGGGCGGTCCTGATGTACATGGCCGTCTACGCGTTCATGAACCTCGGCGCGTTCGGCTTCGTGATCCTGCTCGAGTCCAAGGGCTATGCCGGGGAGACGATCGCCGACTACGCCGGCCTCGCCCGGCGCCACCCCGGCGCCGCCGCGCTCATGCTCTGGTTCATGCTGGCGCTGGCCGGGATTCCGCCCACCGGCGGCTTCATGGGCAAGCTGTACGTGTTCGCCGCGGCGATGGAGGCAGGGTGCGTAGTGCTCACCGTGATTGCGGTCGTGATGTCCGCGGTCAGCCTCTACTACTACTTCCGGATCGTCGTCGAGATGTACCTCAGGGATGGCGAGGGCAGCCAGCCCGCGCTGCTGCTCCGCGACCGGTGGACCGAGGCGATGATCGGCGTCTGCGCGCTGGTTACCCTGGCGATCGGGGTGTGGCCGGGCCCGCTGGTCGAGTGGGCCAAGGGCGGCCTGCAGGCGCTCGGCATGGGATCGGCCGGATGA
- a CDS encoding NADH-quinone oxidoreductase subunit M produces the protein MHYDFQYGWLINLICYLPLAGALATIFFIKKENTGAIKWFATIVAGLDFLLSIPLWFLYEPGGAEFQFASKAEWIPSVGVQYIFGVDGFSILLILLTTLLGFISVYSSFSAIGERQKEYYIFLLLLQTGMLGVFCSLDFILFYVFWEVMLVPMYFLIGVWGGPRKLYAAIKFFLYTLVGSVLMLVGILALYFYNAGGLAAVGLPGLGNPATFEIPLLFQAAPAMPGGLQFWVFLAFFVGFAIKVPMFPFHTWLPDAHVEAPTAGSVILAGVLLKMGTYGFVRLSLPLLPDATVKAVGWVGVLSIIAIIYGALVSLAQKDMKKLVAYSSVSHMGFITLGIFALNGAGLRGAILQMINHGISTGALFLLVGIIYERRHNRMISEYGGLAKVMPLYAMFFMIIALSSLGLPTLNGFIGEFTILIGAFHHSWVWALFAATGIVLGAAYLLWMYQRVFFGEITNDKNKGLADLNLREQWTLIPLIVMAFWIGLYPKPFFRLMQPTVDRVLERVAVAMPEHETAAGAVAAIAAVPEGHHELAEE, from the coding sequence ATGCACTACGACTTCCAGTACGGCTGGCTGATCAACCTGATCTGCTACCTCCCATTGGCCGGGGCCCTGGCCACCATCTTCTTCATCAAGAAGGAGAACACCGGGGCCATCAAGTGGTTCGCCACGATCGTCGCCGGCCTCGACTTCCTGCTGTCGATCCCGCTGTGGTTCCTGTATGAGCCCGGCGGCGCCGAGTTCCAGTTCGCCTCCAAGGCCGAATGGATCCCGTCGGTCGGGGTGCAGTACATCTTCGGGGTCGACGGCTTCTCGATCCTGCTGATCCTGCTGACGACCCTGCTCGGCTTCATCTCGGTCTACAGCTCGTTTTCGGCCATCGGCGAGCGCCAGAAGGAGTACTACATCTTCCTGCTGCTGCTGCAGACGGGGATGCTCGGTGTCTTCTGCTCGCTCGACTTCATCCTGTTCTATGTCTTCTGGGAAGTGATGCTGGTGCCGATGTACTTCCTGATCGGCGTCTGGGGCGGGCCTCGCAAGCTCTACGCGGCGATCAAGTTCTTCCTCTACACCCTGGTCGGCTCGGTGCTGATGCTGGTCGGCATCCTGGCGCTCTACTTCTACAACGCCGGCGGGCTCGCGGCCGTGGGCCTGCCCGGGCTCGGCAACCCGGCGACCTTCGAGATCCCGCTGCTCTTCCAGGCGGCGCCGGCGATGCCCGGCGGGCTCCAGTTCTGGGTCTTCCTCGCGTTCTTCGTCGGCTTCGCGATCAAGGTGCCGATGTTCCCGTTCCACACCTGGCTCCCGGACGCTCACGTCGAGGCGCCGACCGCCGGATCGGTGATCCTGGCCGGCGTCCTGCTGAAGATGGGCACCTACGGCTTCGTCCGCCTGTCGCTGCCGCTGCTGCCCGACGCCACGGTCAAGGCGGTCGGGTGGGTCGGCGTGCTGTCGATCATCGCGATCATCTACGGCGCCCTGGTGTCGCTGGCCCAGAAGGACATGAAGAAGCTGGTGGCGTACTCCAGCGTCAGCCACATGGGCTTCATCACCCTGGGCATCTTCGCGCTCAACGGGGCGGGCCTGCGCGGTGCGATCCTGCAGATGATCAACCACGGCATCTCGACCGGCGCGCTCTTCCTGCTCGTCGGCATCATCTACGAGCGCCGGCACAACCGGATGATCTCCGAGTACGGGGGGCTCGCCAAGGTGATGCCCCTGTATGCGATGTTCTTCATGATCATCGCCCTGTCGTCGCTCGGGCTGCCGACCCTCAACGGCTTCATCGGCGAGTTCACGATCCTGATCGGCGCCTTCCACCACTCCTGGGTGTGGGCGCTGTTCGCCGCCACCGGCATCGTGCTCGGCGCGGCGTACCTGCTGTGGATGTACCAGCGGGTGTTCTTCGGCGAGATCACCAACGACAAGAACAAGGGCCTCGCCGACCTCAACCTTCGCGAGCAGTGGACGCTGATCCCGCTCATCGTCATGGCGTTCTGGATCGGGCTCTACCCGAAGCCGTTCTTCCGCCTCATGCAGCCGACCGTGGACCGCGTCCTGGAGCGGGTCGCGGTCGCCATGCCCGAGCATGAGACGGCCGCCGGGGCCGTGGCCGCGATCGCCGCGGTCCCCGAGGGCCACCACGAGCTCGCCGAGGAGTAG
- the nuoL gene encoding NADH-quinone oxidoreductase subunit L — translation MPFLDLVWLVPLFPLLGAAFNGLVSNRRGLPKSVTTTTALLGSGLAWLWGWAAVIQWALTEDRHQAYVVTVFEWITGGSVRILDGSLADVNINASFQIDPLSSVMVGFVTFVGFLIHVYSIGYMHSETDRGYARYFAYLNLFMFSMLVLVLGSNLPVLFVGWEGVGLCSYLLIGYYYEQEYCATAGKKAFIVNRIGDFGFLLAIFAAFAVFGSLEFTTIFPAAAAHPERYAAAATVIGLLLFVGAIGKSAQLPLYVWLPDAMAGPTPVSALIHAATMVTAGVYMVVRCNVIYRISPTAMLTVAVIGGLTAIFAATIGLVQNDIKKVLAYSTVSQLGYMFLGAGVGAFIAAIFHVVTHAFFKACLFLGSGSVIHACGGEQDMRKMGGLKRHMPTTYWTFLVATIAIAGIFPFAGFFSKDEILAKAFAAGFTNLNGFGTVYALLWVLALAGAVLTAFYMFRLVYMTFHGDFRGGHEAEHHLHESPWTMTMPLQVLGVLSIVGGFLGFPGQLFGRPELNRIEQFMEPVILPIGHTPHGAEHAAHHVPLSLELGLILLSLAVAGFGIWMAFRFYSGARAFERPRRLAERFPLAYKLLLNKYWVDELYDATVISGTAKLANLLWEADARVVDGAVNGTRHLTVGTSFLSGIFDLRVVDGAVNLVARAYDVASVAFRRLQVGFTQGYAMVMVFGAAILLVVFLVSF, via the coding sequence ATGCCATTCCTCGACCTGGTCTGGCTGGTCCCCCTGTTCCCGCTCCTCGGAGCGGCCTTCAACGGCCTGGTGTCCAACCGGCGCGGGCTGCCGAAGTCGGTCACCACCACCACGGCCCTGCTCGGCTCCGGCCTCGCCTGGCTGTGGGGCTGGGCAGCCGTCATCCAGTGGGCGCTCACCGAGGACCGCCACCAGGCCTACGTGGTGACCGTCTTCGAGTGGATCACCGGCGGGTCGGTGCGGATCCTCGACGGCTCGCTCGCCGACGTCAACATCAACGCCTCTTTTCAGATCGACCCGCTGTCATCGGTGATGGTCGGGTTCGTCACCTTCGTCGGCTTCCTGATCCACGTCTACTCGATCGGCTACATGCACTCGGAGACCGACCGCGGCTACGCCCGCTACTTCGCCTACCTCAACCTGTTCATGTTCTCGATGCTGGTGCTGGTGCTCGGCTCGAACCTGCCGGTGCTGTTCGTCGGCTGGGAGGGCGTGGGGCTCTGCTCGTACCTGCTGATCGGCTACTACTACGAGCAGGAGTACTGCGCGACCGCCGGCAAGAAGGCGTTCATCGTCAACCGGATCGGCGACTTCGGCTTCCTGCTCGCGATCTTCGCCGCGTTCGCGGTGTTCGGCTCGCTGGAGTTCACCACGATCTTCCCGGCCGCCGCCGCCCACCCCGAGCGCTATGCGGCCGCGGCCACCGTGATCGGGCTGCTGCTGTTCGTGGGCGCGATCGGCAAGTCCGCGCAGCTCCCGCTCTACGTCTGGCTGCCCGACGCGATGGCCGGACCGACCCCGGTGTCGGCCCTCATCCACGCCGCCACCATGGTCACCGCCGGCGTCTACATGGTGGTCCGCTGCAATGTGATCTACCGCATCAGCCCGACCGCGATGCTGACGGTGGCCGTGATCGGCGGGCTGACCGCGATCTTCGCCGCGACCATCGGCCTGGTCCAGAACGACATCAAGAAGGTCCTCGCCTACTCAACCGTGTCCCAGCTCGGCTACATGTTCCTCGGCGCCGGGGTCGGCGCCTTCATTGCCGCGATCTTCCACGTCGTCACCCACGCCTTCTTCAAGGCCTGCCTGTTCCTCGGATCGGGCTCGGTGATCCACGCCTGCGGCGGCGAGCAGGACATGCGCAAGATGGGCGGCCTCAAGCGCCACATGCCGACGACCTACTGGACCTTCCTGGTCGCCACGATCGCGATCGCCGGCATCTTCCCGTTCGCCGGGTTCTTCTCCAAGGACGAGATCCTGGCCAAGGCCTTTGCCGCCGGGTTCACCAACCTCAACGGCTTCGGCACGGTGTACGCGCTGCTCTGGGTGTTGGCCCTCGCCGGGGCGGTGCTGACCGCGTTCTACATGTTCCGCCTGGTCTACATGACCTTCCATGGCGACTTCCGGGGCGGCCACGAGGCCGAGCACCACCTCCACGAGTCGCCGTGGACCATGACCATGCCGCTGCAGGTGCTCGGAGTGCTGTCGATCGTGGGCGGCTTCCTCGGCTTCCCGGGCCAGCTCTTCGGCCGGCCCGAGCTCAACCGCATCGAGCAGTTCATGGAGCCGGTCATCCTGCCGATCGGCCACACGCCCCACGGCGCCGAGCACGCCGCGCACCACGTGCCGCTCAGCCTCGAGCTCGGCCTGATCCTGCTGTCGCTCGCGGTCGCGGGCTTCGGGATCTGGATGGCGTTCCGGTTCTACTCCGGCGCCCGGGCTTTCGAGCGGCCGCGCCGGCTCGCCGAGCGCTTCCCGCTCGCCTACAAGCTGCTGCTCAACAAGTACTGGGTGGACGAGCTCTACGACGCCACCGTCATCAGCGGCACCGCCAAGCTCGCCAACCTGCTGTGGGAGGCCGACGCCCGGGTGGTCGACGGCGCCGTCAACGGCACCCGTCACCTGACCGTCGGCACCAGCTTCCTCTCCGGCATCTTCGATCTCCGGGTCGTCGATGGCGCGGTCAACCTCGTCGCTCGAGCTTACGACGTGGCGAGCGTCGCCTTCCGGCGGCTGCAGGTCGGGTTCACTCAGGGGTACGCGATGGTGATGGTCTTTGGCGCGGCCATTTTGCTGGTCGTGTTCCTGGTCAGTTTCTAG
- the nuoK gene encoding NADH-quinone oxidoreductase subunit NuoK, with the protein MITANHYVILSLILLALGIVGVMVRRNFITVLMSLELIFNAANLNLIAFSHRLGDLAGQILAVFVITIAAAEAAIGLGLIIALVRLKDTVALDEASEMRS; encoded by the coding sequence GTGATCACCGCCAACCACTACGTCATCCTGTCGCTGATCCTGCTCGCGCTCGGCATCGTCGGCGTCATGGTGCGCCGCAACTTCATCACCGTGCTGATGTCGCTCGAGCTCATCTTCAACGCCGCCAACCTCAACCTGATCGCCTTCTCGCACCGGCTCGGCGACCTGGCCGGGCAGATCCTCGCGGTCTTCGTGATCACGATCGCCGCCGCCGAGGCCGCCATCGGCCTGGGGCTGATCATCGCACTGGTCCGCCTCAAGGACACGGTGGCGCTCGACGAGGCCAGCGAGATGCGGAGCTAG
- a CDS encoding NADH-quinone oxidoreductase subunit J, translating into MEFLVSNFEAILFLIIAALTVAAGVGVIALKNPVHAALSLLTTFLMVAVLFVIRHAEFLAAVQVMVYAGGIMVLFLFVIMLVNVKGVRPEGAFMTRWAPLAIVGGVLVGALLALLVLLGVLAAGSGDPTALQTVDGKVVGNTEAVGITLYTTYLVPFEIVSVVLLVAMIGAIIFGRRDAGLERPSGEAGP; encoded by the coding sequence GTGGAATTCCTGGTATCCAACTTCGAGGCGATCCTGTTCTTGATCATCGCCGCGCTGACCGTCGCCGCCGGCGTCGGCGTGATCGCGCTGAAGAACCCGGTGCACGCCGCGCTCTCCCTGCTGACGACCTTCCTCATGGTGGCGGTGCTGTTCGTCATCCGGCATGCGGAGTTCCTGGCAGCGGTCCAGGTGATGGTCTACGCCGGCGGCATCATGGTGCTGTTCCTGTTCGTCATCATGCTGGTCAACGTCAAGGGCGTCCGGCCGGAGGGCGCGTTCATGACCCGGTGGGCGCCGCTCGCGATCGTCGGCGGCGTGCTCGTCGGGGCGCTGCTCGCGCTGCTCGTGCTGCTCGGCGTGCTCGCGGCCGGCAGCGGTGACCCCACCGCCCTGCAGACCGTGGACGGAAAGGTGGTCGGGAACACCGAGGCGGTCGGCATCACTCTCTACACCACCTACCTGGTGCCGTTCGAGATCGTCTCGGTGGTGCTGCTGGTGGCGATGATCGGCGCCATCATCTTCGGCCGCCGGGATGCGGGCCTGGAGAGGCCCAGCGGGGAGGCCGGCCCGTGA